The sequence GATGCGGTATGCTTCCTGAGCGTCAATCTGTTTGCCCATAAGCAGAAGTTCGGCGGCCTTACATGGAGGAATCATTCTGGGAAGTCGTTGAGTAGCTCCCCAGCCCGGTATGAGCCCCAGGTTCACTTCGGGCGAGCCAAAACGTGCTTTTTCCGATGCGATGCGTAAATCGCAGGCCAGTGCAATTTCCAGGCCGCCACCCAGTGCCATGCCATTAATGGCAGCGATAAGCGGCTTCCAGAGGTCAAGCCCGCGCATGGGTGTATCCGGCAGCGCCCCTAGGCGCTGTTGTAGGCTTTCCTTCATGAAGGGCAGCATATCTTTGATATCGGCGCCGGCGCAGAACGCGCGGTCCCCGGCACCGGTGATTATGCCCACCCACAGTCCATCGTCATCCCGGAAATCGACCATTGCCTCGTGCAGTTCTCTGAACGCCTGCACATTGATCGAGTTCAAAGCATCGGGGCGGTTGATGGTGAAGATAGCAATTTTGCCTTCTTTCTGATAGTCGATAGCCACCTCAAACCTCCTTGCCTTTATTTGCGGGTAACTTTTGATGCGCAGGTTTATGGTGAGCTGATTGCTGAATCAAAACATTACCTCCCTTCAGGCGAGTGCTTCTCAATATGGAGGCTGTTTTACCTCAAGGGGTTTTTACTTCGTGCCGATTTTAACAGAAGCGGGATGTAGCGTCAAGACTGCATCCATCAACAGTTGTTGCAGTTATTCCTGAGGTTATGCTATAATCACCGCCAGAAAAGAATATAGGTTTTCTTTCTCCGAGCCTGTTCTCCTAAGGGCGTTAGCCTAGGGAGACCGGCCGATAGGGTATCACTGGAAACGGCGGTGCCTCCCGTATTTGGAAAGGAGAGATTATTTTGTTTCTGGAATTATTTTATAGCTTCATCACTCACCCTAAGTTCCCAATTTATCTTTTACTTTCCAGCCTTTTTATCTTATCCGTGCGCCGCCTTAACCTAAGAAACATGCGTGGCAGAATCATTCAGGAGGTGCACAGTTTTGCAGTTAAATTATAAAACGCAGTTTAAAGTAATAAGTATTACTGTTATGCTGTTGATAGTCGCCATCTCAGCAATGGGAGGCGTTGGCTGCGCCAGGTCCAGCGAGGCGGCGCCGCTGCCACCCAAGCAAAGGATAAGGGTGGCGACCACTACCAGTCTCTATGATACCGGCCTCTGGGGATACCTGGAGCCGATGTTCGAGGCGCAGCACGGCGTGGAACTGGACGTCATGTACGCCGGCACCGGCAAGGCGCTGGAGTACGGCCGGAGAGGTGATGTGGACATAGTAGCCGTCCATTCCAGAGCACGTGAAGAGGAATTCATCGCCGAAGGTTACGGGGTGGAGAGGGTGCCCTTTGCCTATAATTATTTCCTCGTTGTAGGGCCGTCCGACGACCCGGCCGGCATCAAGGGTATGAATCCTGAGGAAGCCTTCAAGAAGCTTATGGAGACCGGGAGCGGCAACTTTGTATCACGGGGGGATGATTCCGGCACCCATGCCAAGGAAAAGAGCATCTGGGAAAAAACCGGGTATGAATATGAGGCGGTTCAGCAGGCGGGTGCCTGGTACATCGAGGCGGGGACCGGGATGGGGCCAACGTTGATGATGGCCAGCGAGAAGCAGGCCTATACCCTGACCGATATCGGTACCTATCTGGCCTACAAGGGGAAACTGGACCTTGTGCCCATCGTGGACAAAGGTGACATCCTGCTCAATGTCTATTCCGCGATAGCCGTCAATCCGGAGAAGGTAAAGGGCGTGAAAATCGACATGGCCAATAACCTGGTCGGTTTTCTTACTTCCCCTGAAATACAGGAGCTAATCGGCGAGTACGGCGTTGAGGAGTACGGCATGCAGCTCTTTATTCCCTGCGCCGGCGCCGAACCCACAAATTAAAAATTGCTGTGGAGGGATAAAATGCCACTCATCGCTACGGTAGTAAAATGCAAAAAGTGCGGTTACGAAATCAGGTCGGACTGGAAATTCTGCCCCAGTTGCGGCGATAAAATCATCTGCACAGGCAAATATAAAGCCTGTGCCCAGAAGTAAAATTTGGTCTGATGGTTGAACTGTGGCATGGCCTGATAAAGGCCGTAGAACTGATCGTCACGCTTGATCCGGAGGTGATGGAGATAGCCGGGAGGTCGCTGGGAATCTCGGTGACCTCTGCTCTGCTCGCATCGGCCATCTGCGTGCCTCTGGCGAGCCTCATTCATTTCCACCAGTTCCGTGGTAAAAGGTTCCTGATAAGCCTGACTCAGACGTTCTTCAGCGTACCCACGGTGGCGGTGGGACTCTTTGTCTTCGTTATGTTTTCCCGGGCGGGGCCGCTGGGTGGACTTGGCCTGATGTTCACACCAACGGTCATGGTGCTGGGGCAGATGCTCCTCATCACGCCGATATTGCTCGGCCTGACCGTTTCCGCGCTCAGCGGTGTGGACCGGAGCATAATCGATACGGCACGGTCGCTGGGCGCCAGCGGTTTTCAGACGGCGATTGCGGTAACGAGAGAGGCCAGGTTCGCCGTTATGGCGGCTATCATCATGGGCTTCGGCCGGGCTATCTCCGAGGTGGGCATAGCCCTCATGGTGGGGGGCAATATCCGTGGTTTCACGCGGGTAATCACCACGGCTATCTCCCTGGAAACATCCAAAGGTGACCTGGAACTGTCGATTGCGCTGGGCATTATCCTGATTTCGATTGCCCTTATCATCAACGTCATCCTGAATCGAGTGCAGCAGAGATAACCATGGCTTTGATTGAGATAATAAATCTAAGTCAGCGATACGGCGAGCAGGATATCTTGAAGAATATCAATCTCAGTATCGAACAGGGGGAGGTTTTTGCCCTGATTGGACCTACCGGCGCCGGTAAAACGACGCTTTTACGCCTGATAGACCTGATAGATGAACCAACGTCCGGTAAAATAAACTTCGACGGTGTTAATACCGCTGCACCGGCCGCGGTGCGACTCGGCATGCGCCGACGGATGGCGTTTGTCCTCCAGAAGCCGGTGGTCTTCAACCTGAGTGTTTACGATAACATCGCCTATGCACTGAGGTGGCGGGGAGTCAAGGGAAGCAAGCTCAAAGAAAAGGTAAATCGGATTATTGATGTCGTTGGCCTTTCTGATTACCGTAACCGGAATGCTCGTAATCTTTCCGGTGGAGAGGTGCAGCGCGTGGCCATCGCCAGAGCGATTGCCATTGAACCGGAGGTTCTGTTGATGGATGAGCCAACGGCCAATCTCGACCCGCTTTCCGCAGCTCGAATCGAGGAACTTATCAGCAGCATTATCCGGCGGTTTGCCACCACCATCATCATGGCGACGCACGACCTGTCTCAGGGGCAGCGCCTTGCCGACCGGATAGGAGTGCTGATGAATGGGGAGCTCCTGCAAATTGGAAGCTCAAAGGACGTTTTCACCTCGCCGCGCAATAAGGAGGTGGCCGAGTTTGTCGGTGTGGAAAACATCATCGATGGCGTAATCGCGTCCAGCGAAGACAGGGTTGTCACCATCGAAAGCGGGGGAAAGTCCATCGAAGCGATTTCCGACCATTCGATTGGCGAAGGCGTGTGTGCCTGTATCCGGCCGGAGGATATCACGCTGGCTCTTTCCAGAATTTCCAGCAGTGCCCGGAACTCATTTGAAGGGGAGATTACTTGGCTGGTGAATATGGGGCCGCTGACCCGTGTTGAGCTCCAATGCGGATTTCCTCTGGTGGCAATGGTGACCAAAAGGTCGGCCGAGGAGATGGGCTTAACCAAGGGGAAAAAGGTTTACGCTGCCTTCAAAGCCACCGGTGTCCACGTTATCAGGAGAAATTGACATTTAAATTATATTGATGCTATATTCTACTCTGTTGGCAGCGTAGCTCAGAGGAAGAGCAGGGGACTCATAAGCCCTTGGTCGGCGGTTCGAATCCACCCGCTGCCAGTTAGTTTATTCTATTCAAATTCGTTCTTGGATAA comes from Chloroflexota bacterium and encodes:
- a CDS encoding ABC transporter permease; the protein is MVELWHGLIKAVELIVTLDPEVMEIAGRSLGISVTSALLASAICVPLASLIHFHQFRGKRFLISLTQTFFSVPTVAVGLFVFVMFSRAGPLGGLGLMFTPTVMVLGQMLLITPILLGLTVSALSGVDRSIIDTARSLGASGFQTAIAVTREARFAVMAAIIMGFGRAISEVGIALMVGGNIRGFTRVITTAISLETSKGDLELSIALGIILISIALIINVILNRVQQR
- a CDS encoding substrate-binding domain-containing protein is translated as MLLIVAISAMGGVGCARSSEAAPLPPKQRIRVATTTSLYDTGLWGYLEPMFEAQHGVELDVMYAGTGKALEYGRRGDVDIVAVHSRAREEEFIAEGYGVERVPFAYNYFLVVGPSDDPAGIKGMNPEEAFKKLMETGSGNFVSRGDDSGTHAKEKSIWEKTGYEYEAVQQAGAWYIEAGTGMGPTLMMASEKQAYTLTDIGTYLAYKGKLDLVPIVDKGDILLNVYSAIAVNPEKVKGVKIDMANNLVGFLTSPEIQELIGEYGVEEYGMQLFIPCAGAEPTN
- a CDS encoding zinc-ribbon domain-containing protein produces the protein MPLIATVVKCKKCGYEIRSDWKFCPSCGDKIICTGKYKACAQK
- a CDS encoding enoyl-CoA hydratase/isomerase family protein, encoding MAIDYQKEGKIAIFTINRPDALNSINVQAFRELHEAMVDFRDDDGLWVGIITGAGDRAFCAGADIKDMLPFMKESLQQRLGALPDTPMRGLDLWKPLIAAINGMALGGGLEIALACDLRIASEKARFGSPEVNLGLIPGWGATQRLPRMIPPCKAAELLLMGKQIDAQEAYRIGLVNTVVPPETVMPTAREWAETICQAGPLAVRAAKEAMIRGSSLTLEDGLRLENALEACVMSTEDFTEGTTAFVEKRKPDFKAK
- a CDS encoding ABC transporter ATP-binding protein; amino-acid sequence: MIEIINLSQRYGEQDILKNINLSIEQGEVFALIGPTGAGKTTLLRLIDLIDEPTSGKINFDGVNTAAPAAVRLGMRRRMAFVLQKPVVFNLSVYDNIAYALRWRGVKGSKLKEKVNRIIDVVGLSDYRNRNARNLSGGEVQRVAIARAIAIEPEVLLMDEPTANLDPLSAARIEELISSIIRRFATTIIMATHDLSQGQRLADRIGVLMNGELLQIGSSKDVFTSPRNKEVAEFVGVENIIDGVIASSEDRVVTIESGGKSIEAISDHSIGEGVCACIRPEDITLALSRISSSARNSFEGEITWLVNMGPLTRVELQCGFPLVAMVTKRSAEEMGLTKGKKVYAAFKATGVHVIRRN